One window of the Patescibacteria group bacterium genome contains the following:
- a CDS encoding type II secretion system F family protein yields the protein MLFSYQARTHEGLARSGSIEAPSIDGAVQALQRQNLVVLSVRPTTPPTPFLMRVMGRFGKPKQRDIMLLSRQLSTLFEAKVPVVQTFRTLIGQSTSGPLRAHLVEVLDDVQGGMSMSQAMGKHPAVFSNFFVNMVRSGEESGKLDDVFNYLADYLERTYALVTKTRNALIYPAFILTAFFGVVILLLTVVIPKLTAIILEAGQDLPIYTRIVIGTSDFLRNYGVFLALLVLGSGFFLFRYIQTPEGKRAWSRTQLAIPIVGPLFQKFYLARLSDNLQTLITGGVPIVRALQITADVVGNEIYKGIILESIEAVRAGSTIADAFDRHAEIPPLLTQMMRIGEETGKLDQLLKSIARFYSREVESLVDNLVALIEPVLIVILGLGIGLIVASVLLPIYNLTQAF from the coding sequence ATGCTGTTTAGTTACCAAGCTCGTACCCACGAAGGTCTGGCTCGCTCGGGCAGTATTGAGGCGCCGTCTATCGACGGCGCAGTACAAGCTTTACAGCGGCAAAATCTTGTCGTTCTTTCGGTACGCCCTACCACTCCTCCAACACCATTTCTTATGCGCGTCATGGGACGCTTTGGTAAGCCAAAACAGCGCGATATCATGCTCCTCTCACGCCAACTCTCGACTCTCTTTGAAGCAAAGGTGCCGGTCGTGCAGACATTTCGTACACTCATCGGTCAGTCAACCTCCGGTCCCCTGCGCGCGCATTTGGTCGAAGTACTCGATGATGTGCAGGGTGGTATGAGCATGTCGCAAGCGATGGGCAAGCATCCTGCGGTATTTTCAAACTTTTTTGTAAACATGGTGCGTTCGGGTGAAGAGTCAGGTAAACTCGATGATGTTTTCAACTATCTTGCCGATTACCTTGAACGAACCTACGCGCTCGTCACCAAGACACGCAATGCGCTTATCTACCCGGCGTTTATCTTGACTGCGTTTTTTGGCGTAGTTATTTTACTCTTGACTGTCGTTATCCCAAAACTTACCGCCATCATTCTTGAAGCGGGGCAAGACTTGCCTATCTATACAAGAATTGTTATCGGTACGAGCGATTTTTTGCGTAACTACGGCGTGTTTCTCGCGTTACTTGTGCTCGGTAGCGGGTTTTTTCTCTTTCGATACATCCAGACGCCAGAGGGCAAGCGCGCGTGGAGTCGCACACAGCTTGCTATACCCATCGTAGGGCCGCTTTTCCAAAAGTTTTATTTAGCGCGCTTGTCAGATAATCTCCAGACACTTATCACCGGAGGTGTGCCTATTGTACGCGCGTTGCAAATCACTGCAGATGTAGTAGGCAACGAGATTTACAAGGGGATCATCCTTGAATCAATCGAGGCAGTGCGCGCAGGCAGTACGATCGCCGATGCGTTTGATAGGCATGCGGAGATTCCGCCACTCTTAACTCAAATGATGCGTATTGGCGAGGAGACGGGTAAGCTTGACCAACTTCTCAAATCTATCGCCCGTTTTTACTCCCGTGAGGTGGAAAGCTTGGTGGATAACCTCGTGGCGCTCATCGAGCCAGTTTTGATTGTTATTTTAGGTCTTGGTATTGGGCTTATCGTGGCCTCCGTACTGTTGCCAATTTACAATCTTACACAGGCCTTTTAG
- a CDS encoding phosphoribosyltransferase family protein, with product MQILFPPRCGGCGARGVWICDACALDIRAYSESCFFCETRAPSTRVCAPCAKRFAIEAIAWPWRYNHEKTHKIIGDYKYKGLRGAAPALAKHLQQTIIQNLSKDDWHTLPIPIHKSKERERGFNQSYLIARELGLPLIGRALVRTVATPPQARSDSRKARFESIRDAFEIKRPQDIEGKAILLIDDVATTGATLSEAARLLKRHGARRIAAAVLAHG from the coding sequence ATGCAAATACTTTTTCCTCCCCGTTGCGGCGGGTGCGGGGCGCGTGGGGTGTGGATTTGTGATGCATGCGCCCTCGATATACGAGCATATAGCGAAAGTTGCTTTTTCTGCGAGACACGAGCTCCGTCTACTCGCGTCTGCGCGCCGTGCGCAAAGCGCTTTGCTATCGAGGCAATCGCATGGCCGTGGAGGTACAACCACGAAAAGACTCATAAAATCATCGGCGACTACAAATATAAAGGGCTTCGGGGTGCGGCCCCCGCACTCGCAAAGCATTTACAGCAAACAATTATTCAAAATCTATCAAAAGACGACTGGCATACACTACCAATACCCATACACAAATCAAAAGAACGCGAGCGCGGGTTCAATCAATCGTATCTGATAGCGCGCGAACTTGGCCTACCACTCATAGGCCGTGCACTGGTGCGTACGGTTGCAACACCACCTCAAGCCAGATCAGACTCGCGCAAAGCGCGATTTGAGAGCATCCGCGACGCTTTCGAGATAAAAAGACCTCAAGATATAGAAGGCAAGGCAATCTTACTCATCGATGATGTCGCCACCACCGGCGCCACCCTCTCGGAAGCCGCTCGCCTTCTCAAACGCCACGGTGCACGAAGAATTGCTGCCGCGGTGTTAGCACATGGGTAA
- a CDS encoding molybdopterin-dependent oxidoreductase produces the protein MSDDPQYNEKYIEAKERQASQHKTTGERDAGHADRLPPGQILTQGFPILDLGIRPRHDEYASWKIFVRGLSETTRDFSLDEIRTLGHDERTLDFHCVTRWSRYDLPWGGMLFSRFCQLVKPKPTATTVIFHSYDKYTTNVPLAEALGKNVLIAYELEGKEIPPEHGGPVRMIVPTLYGWKSAKFLTGIEFLDHDEPGFWETRGYHNHADPWIEERYS, from the coding sequence ATGTCAGACGACCCGCAGTACAATGAAAAATATATTGAAGCTAAAGAGCGCCAAGCAAGCCAGCATAAAACGACGGGTGAGCGTGATGCAGGTCATGCTGATCGTTTGCCGCCGGGGCAGATTTTAACACAGGGCTTTCCGATACTTGATCTTGGCATTCGCCCACGGCATGACGAGTACGCAAGCTGGAAGATTTTTGTAAGGGGTCTGTCCGAGACTACGCGTGATTTTTCTTTAGATGAAATCCGCACACTGGGCCATGACGAGCGCACGCTTGATTTTCATTGTGTCACGCGTTGGTCGCGCTATGATCTTCCGTGGGGAGGTATGTTGTTTTCGCGTTTTTGCCAGCTGGTAAAACCAAAACCTACGGCGACAACCGTTATCTTTCATTCATATGATAAATACACGACCAATGTGCCGCTTGCAGAAGCTTTGGGTAAGAATGTGCTGATCGCCTACGAGTTAGAAGGTAAAGAGATCCCACCCGAGCACGGGGGACCTGTGCGTATGATTGTACCCACACTGTACGGTTGGAAGTCAGCAAAGTTTTTGACTGGCATCGAATTTCTCGATCACGATGAGCCTGGCTTTTGGGAGACACGCGGATATCACAACCATGCCGACCCGTGGATAGAGGAACGATACTCATAA
- the pilM gene encoding type IV pilus assembly protein PilM gives MKGISSFNPLGFLKAFTKDRSVLGIDVGASSLKIIQIRKDREQAVLETYGELSTAAYTGGEAGRATLLADEKVSEMLVDLRREAGATATRGIISIPLRYSFITTIDMPELNDQQLAEAIQFEARRYIPIPLSDVMVDWWRIPAAEGDSSHTIKILLAAVQKDVVEKYKRILSQAKIESLGFEIEVFSAARILSSRMRGATLLFDIGALSSKISIVNQGVVQAVHHVDRASQSFSLAISQSLGVDFKRAEQVKRDVGISNRPEAAGVRHTITPLLDSIFDEADRVRTTFRRRTGLPIDHAVLVGGGSLMPGLVDYAVEKLGIEVLLSNPFGQLVYPAFLQPTLKSIAPSFSVATGLTLRALGAMD, from the coding sequence ATGAAAGGTATCTCTTCATTCAACCCGCTCGGATTTCTCAAAGCCTTTACCAAGGATCGGAGTGTTCTTGGTATCGATGTAGGAGCGTCTTCACTCAAAATTATACAAATCCGCAAAGACCGTGAACAGGCGGTGCTTGAAACCTATGGCGAGCTTTCAACTGCGGCCTATACGGGGGGTGAGGCAGGGCGCGCAACTCTTTTGGCTGATGAAAAAGTATCCGAGATGCTCGTCGACTTGAGGCGCGAGGCGGGGGCAACCGCAACCCGCGGTATTATCTCTATACCGCTTCGCTATAGCTTTATCACTACTATTGATATGCCAGAGCTCAATGACCAGCAGTTGGCAGAAGCTATCCAGTTTGAAGCACGCAGATATATCCCAATACCACTCTCTGACGTGATGGTAGATTGGTGGAGGATTCCTGCCGCAGAAGGCGACAGCTCGCATACTATCAAGATATTGCTCGCCGCCGTACAGAAAGATGTTGTTGAAAAATATAAACGCATCCTTTCGCAGGCAAAGATAGAATCGTTGGGGTTTGAGATCGAGGTATTTAGCGCGGCGCGCATCTTGTCTTCGCGTATGCGCGGCGCGACCCTGCTTTTTGATATCGGTGCTCTTTCAAGCAAGATTTCTATTGTAAACCAAGGCGTTGTGCAGGCGGTGCATCATGTAGATCGCGCATCGCAATCTTTTTCACTCGCCATATCGCAGTCACTCGGCGTTGATTTCAAGCGAGCCGAACAGGTCAAGCGTGATGTGGGCATCTCAAATCGTCCCGAGGCCGCGGGCGTCCGCCATACTATCACACCTTTACTTGATTCAATCTTTGACGAGGCTGACCGTGTGCGCACGACATTTCGGCGCCGCACGGGGCTACCGATTGATCACGCGGTACTTGTGGGAGGGGGGAGTTTGATGCCGGGGCTTGTGGATTATGCGGTAGAGAAGCTCGGCATCGAAGTGTTGCTCTCAAATCCGTTTGGTCAGCTGGTATATCCCGCATTTTTACAGCCAACACTCAAGAGTATTGCGCCAAGTTTTAGCGTAGCCACAGGTTTAACCTTGCGAGCCCTCGGCGCAATGGATTAG
- a CDS encoding response regulator → MTTEAIKILLVDDDDFLLDMYSVKFKEEGFMIDIASSGTDALDKLKKGAYDVILLDIVMPALDGFEVLTRIKKEHIADKSTIIILSNLGQKEDIERGLALGAQDYVIKAHFTPREVVEKVKQHLGKK, encoded by the coding sequence ATGACAACTGAAGCGATAAAAATTCTTCTTGTCGACGACGATGATTTTTTGCTGGATATGTATTCAGTAAAATTTAAAGAAGAGGGTTTCATGATTGACATTGCCTCATCAGGCACGGATGCCCTCGATAAGCTCAAGAAGGGGGCGTACGATGTCATCTTGCTCGATATTGTTATGCCAGCACTTGATGGTTTCGAGGTGCTTACACGCATCAAAAAAGAACACATCGCCGACAAATCAACTATCATCATACTTTCCAATCTTGGTCAGAAAGAAGATATCGAACGCGGGCTCGCGCTCGGCGCACAAGATTATGTCATCAAAGCGCACTTTACCCCGCGCGAAGTGGTTGAAAAAGTAAAGCAACATCTAGGCAAAAAATAA
- a CDS encoding type II toxin-antitoxin system HicB family antitoxin: MAKEIIKREFTAVYQKRGGWFLAWVEEIPGVNTQGRTMKEVKDNLKEALQMIIEANRGLAKSRYDFKREPINVTLSV; the protein is encoded by the coding sequence ATGGCGAAAGAAATCATAAAAAGAGAATTTACAGCCGTTTACCAAAAACGAGGCGGTTGGTTTTTGGCATGGGTCGAGGAGATTCCGGGGGTCAATACTCAAGGGCGTACCATGAAAGAAGTGAAAGACAATTTAAAAGAAGCATTACAAATGATTATAGAAGCCAACCGCGGACTTGCAAAAAGCAGATATGATTTCAAGCGGGAACCTATCAATGTCACTTTATCTGTATAA
- a CDS encoding ATPase, T2SS/T4P/T4SS family — MRSILDLLVAKGVIDEALARKARNDARAAGKELEVVLIELGVPEGAILEAKSDLLGVPVRRLDGAKIPFDVLKYLPEESARHYQMVPVGFEDGVLEVGMIAPDSLEAREALQFISSNLDMPFKIFLIARSDFQAILKEYQGIGGEVSKAIATLGDTLIDLPGKENARTKEETTIAEDAPITKMVSVILRHAVEGKASDVHIEPSADKLRVRFRVDGVLYTSIILPMNVHEAIISRVKIMTNMKIDEKRKPQDGRFRVHVDRRDVDFRVSTFPTYYGEKVALRILDPDIGIKSFEELGIDGDNLKRIHEALKRPFGMILITGPTGSGKSTTLYAMLKVLNDEKRNIVSLEDPIEYYMEGLNQSQVRPEIDYTFASGLRSVLRQDPDVIMVGEIRDKETALLAVHAALTGHLVLSTLHTNDAIGVVPRLIDMGVDPFLIPSVLALAMGQRLVRKLCSESRKEIPVSGKLKENMEKEIASMPDVLRAQVKLPTTVYEALPSPSCPKGMRGRIAVVETLMMTPDLEKVILHEPSEYKIAEEAKRQNMLTMRQDGILKVFSGTIGLEELFEVVV; from the coding sequence ATGCGCTCGATTCTCGATCTTCTGGTCGCCAAAGGAGTTATTGACGAGGCTCTTGCCCGCAAGGCGCGCAATGACGCTCGCGCGGCAGGTAAAGAACTCGAAGTGGTGCTCATTGAACTCGGCGTACCCGAAGGCGCTATTTTGGAGGCAAAATCTGACTTACTCGGTGTGCCGGTCAGGCGTCTTGATGGCGCCAAAATACCTTTTGATGTGTTGAAATATTTGCCCGAAGAATCTGCGCGCCACTATCAGATGGTGCCGGTAGGGTTTGAAGACGGCGTGCTTGAAGTAGGTATGATAGCGCCCGACAGTCTGGAGGCGCGCGAAGCGTTGCAGTTTATCTCGTCAAATCTTGATATGCCGTTTAAGATTTTTCTTATCGCGCGATCTGATTTTCAGGCGATTTTAAAGGAATACCAGGGTATTGGGGGCGAGGTATCAAAGGCGATTGCGACGCTGGGTGACACGCTTATCGATTTGCCGGGCAAGGAAAACGCTCGCACCAAAGAGGAGACTACTATCGCAGAGGACGCGCCTATCACCAAGATGGTGAGTGTTATCTTGCGTCATGCGGTTGAAGGTAAGGCGTCCGATGTGCATATTGAACCGTCAGCTGACAAGCTTCGCGTGCGGTTTCGTGTTGATGGCGTATTATATACGAGCATTATTTTGCCGATGAATGTACACGAGGCGATCATCTCGCGTGTCAAAATCATGACGAACATGAAGATTGACGAGAAACGCAAACCACAGGATGGGCGCTTTCGCGTGCATGTTGATCGTCGTGATGTAGATTTCCGTGTCTCAACATTTCCTACCTACTACGGCGAGAAGGTAGCGCTTCGTATCCTTGATCCTGATATCGGTATCAAAAGCTTTGAAGAGCTTGGCATCGATGGCGACAATCTCAAAAGAATCCACGAAGCACTCAAGCGTCCCTTCGGTATGATTTTAATTACCGGTCCTACGGGCTCGGGTAAGTCAACGACACTCTATGCAATGCTCAAAGTACTCAATGATGAGAAACGCAACATTGTAAGCTTGGAAGATCCTATCGAGTATTATATGGAAGGACTCAATCAGTCACAGGTGCGCCCCGAGATTGATTATACTTTTGCCTCTGGTCTGCGGAGCGTTCTCCGTCAAGATCCCGATGTCATCATGGTAGGTGAGATTCGTGATAAGGAGACTGCGCTACTCGCGGTACACGCCGCGCTCACCGGCCACCTCGTACTCTCGACGCTCCACACCAATGATGCTATCGGCGTTGTCCCGCGGCTCATTGATATGGGTGTTGACCCATTTTTAATTCCATCAGTGCTCGCGCTCGCCATGGGTCAACGCTTGGTGCGTAAACTTTGCTCAGAATCGCGCAAAGAGATTCCCGTTTCTGGTAAGCTCAAAGAAAATATGGAGAAAGAAATCGCCAGCATGCCTGATGTCCTGCGTGCGCAGGTCAAGCTACCAACCACGGTGTATGAGGCGCTTCCTTCGCCGTCGTGCCCCAAGGGTATGCGCGGTCGAATCGCGGTTGTAGAGACCCTCATGATGACGCCGGATCTTGAAAAGGTCATTTTGCACGAGCCTTCGGAGTACAAGATCGCTGAAGAAGCAAAGCGCCAAAATATGCTCACCATGAGGCAAGATGGTATCCTTAAAGTTTTTAGCGGCACGATTGGCCTTGAAGAGCTTTTCGAGGTGGTTGTATAA
- a CDS encoding prepilin-type N-terminal cleavage/methylation domain-containing protein: MGFTLIELLVVTAIIGMITGIVLAALTNARNRAFDTAVKDNLGNIRTQAGIFHTNNGHYGDGLAIPTDCFNPADTDTMFKLDSLIGGMIDAAEDANRANTVRCTTDTTSSAKATLWSVESPLIEGDNWCVDSEGSAKIVTGNATNGACPSS, encoded by the coding sequence ATGGGGTTTACGCTCATCGAGCTTCTTGTTGTCACCGCAATCATAGGTATGATCACAGGTATCGTACTTGCAGCGCTCACCAATGCGCGCAATAGAGCTTTTGATACTGCGGTCAAAGATAATTTGGGCAACATACGCACACAGGCAGGCATTTTCCATACTAATAATGGCCATTATGGCGATGGGCTTGCGATACCTACTGATTGTTTTAATCCGGCGGACACTGATACCATGTTTAAGCTCGACTCACTTATCGGGGGTATGATTGACGCCGCTGAAGACGCAAATCGTGCTAATACGGTGCGATGCACTACCGATACTACATCTAGCGCAAAGGCCACCCTATGGTCGGTGGAGTCGCCACTCATAGAAGGTGATAACTGGTGTGTTGATTCTGAAGGATCTGCTAAAATAGTAACAGGCAATGCTACAAATGGCGCTTGCCCCTCTTCATAG
- a CDS encoding PilT/PilU family type 4a pilus ATPase translates to MDFEKELEDLVTTVLREGASDLHLSVSRYPTIRVQGALIPLTKKYIITPDIMEGLLTATIPKDRMAEYIKNKELDFSFEHKGRARFRVNVFFQRSFMGCAMRLVPVKIRALEELNIPPQLKDFARKEQGFFLVVGPTGHGKTTTLAALFDMINHERAEHMVTIEDPIEYLFTSDRSIIDQREIRADTLDFTGALRSVFRQDINVLMLGEMRDHETISAAVTAAETGHLVLSTLHTNNAAQTIDRIIDSFPGNQQSQIRAQLAGTLLGIFSQRLIPRISGGLIPAYELLIANTAVRNLIRENRTHEIDLVIETSSQEGMVSLNRSLMELLRRGEITMESAIGYSLNPSELRVLNQ, encoded by the coding sequence ATGGATTTTGAAAAAGAACTCGAGGATCTAGTGACAACCGTGCTCCGCGAGGGAGCATCGGATTTGCATTTGTCAGTGAGTAGATATCCCACCATTCGCGTGCAGGGGGCGCTTATCCCGCTGACCAAAAAATATATCATCACACCCGATATCATGGAAGGTCTTTTGACCGCGACGATTCCCAAGGACCGCATGGCAGAATATATAAAAAATAAAGAGCTCGATTTCTCCTTTGAGCACAAGGGGCGCGCTCGTTTTCGTGTCAATGTCTTTTTCCAGCGCAGTTTTATGGGGTGTGCGATGCGCTTGGTACCCGTCAAAATCCGCGCGCTCGAAGAGCTCAACATTCCCCCACAACTCAAAGATTTTGCTCGCAAAGAGCAAGGATTTTTTCTCGTCGTAGGTCCTACGGGGCACGGGAAGACGACCACACTCGCGGCACTCTTTGACATGATAAACCACGAACGAGCCGAGCATATGGTGACTATCGAAGATCCTATCGAATACTTATTTACCTCTGACCGTTCGATTATCGACCAGCGCGAGATTCGCGCCGATACGCTTGATTTTACGGGAGCCTTGCGCTCTGTGTTTCGCCAAGACATCAATGTGCTCATGCTCGGAGAAATGCGTGACCATGAGACGATTTCTGCCGCCGTCACCGCCGCCGAGACCGGTCATCTCGTACTCTCAACGCTCCATACCAACAACGCCGCTCAAACCATCGATCGTATCATCGACAGTTTTCCTGGTAACCAGCAATCGCAAATCCGCGCACAGCTCGCGGGCACCTTGCTCGGTATTTTCTCACAGCGCCTTATCCCGCGTATCTCTGGCGGTCTCATCCCTGCCTATGAGCTTTTGATCGCCAATACGGCTGTGCGCAACCTTATCCGCGAAAATCGCACCCACGAGATTGATTTGGTTATCGAGACAAGCTCACAAGAAGGTATGGTAAGTCTTAATCGATCACTTATGGAGCTTTTACGAAGAGGGGAGATCACGATGGAGAGCGCTATAGGGTATTCGCTCAACCCAAGCGAGCTTCGCGTGCTCAACCAATAA
- a CDS encoding A/G-specific adenine glycosylase, producing the protein MTHAAFRKLVLSWYHKHGRHDLAWRRTRDPYRILVSEIMLQQTQVDRVRTKYKEFLVAFPTVGALAKAPSSKVLRVWRGLGYNRRALNLQRAVQSIIRDHGGKVPREARALKALPGIGPYTARAVRVFAWNAHEVVIETNIRRIYIHYFFADKDEVSDKQLLPIIEKTIPRKNAREWYWALMDYGAGALKGIENPNRKSKHYTRQSKFEGSQRYARAKLLDFVLARSKSTTLAAIKTYMARDPHLEGWRDRATSILAMLAAEGFIERTKNGWRAKR; encoded by the coding sequence ATGACTCACGCGGCGTTTAGGAAACTCGTACTCAGCTGGTACCACAAACACGGTAGGCATGATTTGGCGTGGCGCCGTACGCGCGATCCATATCGTATTTTAGTATCAGAGATTATGTTGCAGCAAACGCAAGTAGATAGAGTGCGCACAAAATACAAAGAGTTTTTGGTCGCGTTTCCCACGGTCGGCGCGCTTGCCAAGGCGCCATCTAGCAAAGTATTGCGTGTTTGGCGTGGCCTCGGATACAATCGCCGCGCGCTCAATTTACAGCGAGCGGTACAAAGTATCATACGCGATCACGGCGGTAAGGTACCGCGCGAAGCCCGCGCTCTCAAAGCGTTGCCCGGCATCGGCCCGTATACGGCGCGCGCGGTGCGCGTGTTTGCGTGGAATGCGCACGAGGTAGTGATTGAGACCAATATCAGACGCATATATATCCATTATTTTTTTGCGGACAAAGATGAGGTAAGTGACAAGCAACTTTTACCTATCATAGAAAAAACCATCCCGCGCAAAAACGCACGCGAATGGTATTGGGCGCTGATGGATTATGGTGCAGGTGCGCTTAAAGGCATAGAAAACCCAAACCGTAAAAGCAAACACTATACGCGCCAATCAAAGTTTGAAGGCTCACAGCGCTATGCACGCGCAAAGCTTTTGGATTTTGTGCTAGCGAGGAGTAAGAGCACGACACTCGCCGCTATAAAAACATATATGGCGCGCGACCCGCATCTTGAGGGTTGGCGTGATCGTGCAACATCAATATTGGCGATGCTCGCCGCAGAAGGATTTATAGAGCGTACAAAAAATGGATGGAGAGCAAAGCGGTAA
- a CDS encoding type II secretion system protein: MNRTRAFTLIELIVSIGIISLISAVVFFNFPQFNQTVHLNRSARELTIALREAQARAIAVTPLTDGTIPDNYGVFVEQTSTTDINGGYVIFSDLDGDLKYDTPDPLVCTGECIKRITFTNNIKITGIDVGGTSYAGFHVFYRRPDPIVVISDQGAVCIAGPSSIAGCSGGSYGPFTITISRPQGHDPSQVKKVEVYRTGQISIL; the protein is encoded by the coding sequence ATGAATCGCACACGCGCATTTACTCTCATCGAGCTCATTGTCTCTATTGGTATCATCTCACTTATATCAGCAGTAGTATTTTTCAATTTCCCGCAGTTCAACCAAACAGTGCATCTCAATCGTTCCGCGCGTGAGCTCACCATCGCACTTCGCGAGGCACAAGCACGAGCGATTGCTGTCACTCCCTTGACTGACGGTACCATCCCTGATAACTATGGTGTTTTTGTTGAGCAAACCTCGACAACAGATATCAATGGTGGCTATGTTATTTTTAGTGATTTGGACGGCGATTTAAAGTATGATACTCCCGATCCGCTTGTGTGCACTGGCGAGTGCATAAAAAGAATTACATTTACAAATAATATTAAGATCACCGGAATTGATGTGGGAGGGACATCGTATGCTGGTTTCCATGTATTTTATCGCCGCCCTGATCCTATCGTAGTGATATCAGATCAAGGCGCGGTTTGTATTGCGGGCCCTAGCAGTATCGCTGGCTGTAGCGGGGGGAGCTATGGACCTTTCACTATCACCATTTCTCGTCCACAGGGTCACGATCCATCACAAGTTAAAAAAGTCGAGGTATACCGTACTGGGCAAATCTCAATACTATGA
- a CDS encoding prepilin peptidase encodes MFLLFLFIIGLALGSFLNVVILRLNTGENLRGRSRCFSCLRRLEWHDMVPIASYMAIRGRCRSCGSGISIQYPLVELAAAFLTVGAAYTMFGTSIPQELMRIAQYILVVKFLLILLAASVYDLRHKIIPDQLSLLLVISAVLLEGSIVWQQHPFYIGDGFLFYDIAAGLGAFTFFAGIWFISKGEWMGFGDAKIAFPIGLFLGFPNIVYALLAAFWSGAIIGVALLVSKRMGRKSEIPFAPFLALGTYIVFFCMNSSAMAWLTSFFVPTI; translated from the coding sequence ATGTTTCTTCTTTTTCTTTTCATCATCGGGCTTGCGTTGGGAAGTTTCCTCAATGTAGTTATCTTGCGTCTCAATACGGGTGAAAATTTGCGTGGCAGGTCACGCTGTTTCTCGTGCCTTCGCAGGCTTGAATGGCACGACATGGTGCCTATCGCGAGCTATATGGCTATCCGTGGCAGGTGTCGTTCGTGCGGTAGTGGCATATCTATCCAATATCCACTCGTCGAGCTCGCCGCGGCTTTTCTTACCGTAGGGGCAGCCTACACGATGTTTGGTACGAGCATTCCTCAAGAACTCATGCGGATTGCGCAATATATATTGGTTGTAAAATTTCTTTTGATACTACTTGCTGCATCGGTATATGATTTGCGTCACAAAATTATTCCCGATCAGCTGAGTCTGTTGTTGGTCATATCAGCGGTGCTGCTCGAAGGGTCTATTGTGTGGCAGCAGCATCCGTTTTATATCGGTGATGGTTTTTTGTTTTATGATATCGCCGCGGGCCTTGGCGCCTTCACATTTTTTGCGGGTATTTGGTTTATTTCAAAAGGGGAGTGGATGGGCTTTGGCGACGCCAAGATTGCCTTTCCCATCGGTCTTTTTTTAGGGTTCCCCAATATTGTATACGCGCTTCTCGCAGCCTTTTGGTCAGGTGCCATCATAGGAGTAGCGCTTTTGGTGAGCAAGCGAATGGGTCGCAAATCAGAGATTCCATTTGCGCCCTTTTTGGCGCTCGGCACCTATATTGTCTTTTTCTGTATGAATTCTTCGGCTATGGCGTGGCTTACTAGTTTTTTTGTCCCCACCATTTAG
- a CDS encoding type II secretion system protein, which translates to MKRQIKKGFTLIELLVVIAIIGVLAGIVLAALNTARNKGADAAVKGNLAGIRTQAELYYDSNNGYGGTSFASAKTAGACGTLLTVFDPVAVPSINNGVVAAEGAYSGVATWDATCAAGGAVLGATNVTSWAVAVPLKAGVANDNWCVDSTGASKLYNAAAPALAGGAAPAKCP; encoded by the coding sequence ATGAAAAGACAAATAAAAAAAGGTTTTACACTCATTGAACTTTTGGTGGTTATTGCCATTATCGGTGTACTTGCAGGTATCGTGCTCGCCGCACTCAACACTGCTCGTAACAAGGGCGCTGACGCGGCTGTCAAAGGCAACTTGGCGGGTATTCGTACTCAGGCGGAGCTGTATTACGATAGCAATAACGGTTACGGAGGTACCTCATTTGCTTCAGCAAAAACAGCTGGCGCTTGCGGCACGCTCCTCACGGTTTTTGATCCGGTGGCAGTTCCTAGTATCAATAATGGTGTTGTCGCAGCGGAGGGTGCTTATAGCGGCGTTGCCACATGGGACGCAACTTGTGCTGCGGGCGGCGCTGTTCTTGGTGCTACCAATGTTACTAGCTGGGCAGTTGCTGTTCCACTTAAGGCAGGCGTAGCCAATGATAACTGGTGCGTTGATAGCACCGGTGCTTCTAAGCTTTATAACGCGGCAGCTCCCGCCCTCGCTGGCGGTGCAGCACCAGCTAAATGTCCGTAG